In the Hemitrygon akajei chromosome 7, sHemAka1.3, whole genome shotgun sequence genome, one interval contains:
- the gemin6 gene encoding gem-associated protein 6, which produces MNEWKTKKPLEWEKYLNKEVKVTADEKNTYQGWVFTVDPVSGSVVLVNFVDAEKVSVATVMGHAIQAVELISEGESNTTERLSALFMPVGSRAYSNEELEQRKLRLKSWLEKNRIPVTEQGDQNKTLCVAGVLTVSPPYNAEDCNSSNEIILSRVQSLINCNPEAGDKNE; this is translated from the exons ATGAATGAATGGAAGACAAAGAAACCCTTAGAATGGGAGAAATATCTAAATAAAGAAGTGAAAGTTACTGCGGATGAAAAGAACACTTACCAGGGCTGGGTCTTCACGGTTGATCCAGTATCAGGAAG TGTTGTTCTGGTGAACTTCGTAGATGCTGAGAAGGTGTCTGTTGCGACCGTCATGGGCCATGCGATCCAGGCGGTGGAACTGATTAGTGAGGGAGAAAGTAACACCACTGAGAGGCTCTCGGCCTTATTCATGCCCGTAGGAAGCAGGGCCTACAGCAACGAGGAGCTCGAACAGCGGAAACTCCGCCTGAAGTCCTGGCTGGAGAAAAACCGGATTCCTGTTACAGAGCAAGGGGACCAAAATAAGACGCTGTGTGTGGCCGGGGTGTTGACTGTTTCTCCGCCATATAATGCGGAAGACTGCAATAGCTCTAATGAAATCATCTTATCTAGAGTTCAAAGCCTCATCAACTGTAACCCTGAAGCTGGTGACAAAAATGAATAA